TCTCTCGAGGTTGGAAACCAAATGTAATCTCTCGAGAAGTGTACATTAGTGcaaaacttggaattttcgaTCTTCGTCGTCCCATCTTATCGTGTGTAACATGGGTGTGATTTCTAGATTTTCAATATATACAGCAGCCTACAAAGtttctgaaaattaaaatttgacaaTTATGGCATtagatgatttattttatataagtaagaataACATAGGCGTTCACCCAAAAAAACATGAGAGTAGAAAAACTCGTGGTGATACAAAAAGCTAACCAAACAATTTCTTCATCTTTTGGGACTTAAACCAAGTTGATAAGGTCAGATTACATTTGGTACATATTAATTGATTGCATAGCATAAATAAGCCCGGTGCAATCCGCTTCTAGACTGATCCCATTACTGTATCATTTAGTGTCCACGACCACGACCTCTGATGTTTCCGTCTTCGACTTCATAAATTCCAGCCATGTCCATATACATTGATACGAGTTGTATAGGGGGGCATGCATCCAAGTTACAGTCCGTTAAGGTGGTCACCAATTCTAGTATCTAATTCCGACACTTcggttatcattttttttggttagcAGGCAGATGTATAAGCCATTACACATGTGAAACCTTTATGTTGCTTTCTGGATCGTTTTCAACTCTAATGCTTCCTTTTAATTCTAATACATTTTCCAAGTTCTTAAAATTATGCCAGGACAATTAGATATTTGGAAGTAAACATaaacagatatatatatatatatatatatatatatatatatatatatttgtaaccaAATTCTAAATTACTTTTCCATTTTAAATACTTTTCAGGTAGCCTATAATATTATACGTTTATTAAtcttattaaaaagtaatttgtTTAAATTAAGACTAATCATTAATTCCTTTTTGTTGTTCAACActaattcataaatttttaCGTACCTTTGTGCTCTGTATTCTTTATTCAACTAATATTTATCTATATCTACCGTGGGCATATGAAAATTGACCACAGATATCTAATCATCTATGGTGAGGATAACATTTGAGGATTTATGCAACATGTGGCCACAATAAAAAGAAAGGACGTCTGGTTATTATATCTACTTAGTAGttgaaggaaaaataaatacttttttttttgataatttaggTATCCGGACCTCTCACATAGTCCGATTATCCCACCGTGTCCAACTGGAACTGGCAAGGAAGGTCCTGGAAGCCAAACGGAAACCatgttaaatccgctgtggccGGGGCTCAAACTCGTGATGGCGGACACCTCATCCGAGGTTTCTTTACCACCAGACCATGAGGCCcggttgaaaaaaatatacttagTAGTTAAAGGTCTTCTAGTTGAATCTGCCttagaaaaactaaaatatactccagtttgtaatttttatttccGAGTGACGGATTATTGATATTCTTTATGGAATTTTGTTAAATAGATTTCACATTTCCttcgttatttttttcttaatacattTCTTTCACTTGTTTCTGGAATTCTATTGAGTCTACAATTTTGGATTCTACACAGCATTATTTGAATGATGGATTGCTAATTTTGGACCTAATCACTAAAGTCTATATGTGTCTATAAAGTGATATATGGCTACAATAAAGTAACAAATATTGGTCTTTTATGGAATACATAAATACTATATGGGAGCGGTGGACGTAATCCGCCTATTGCTTTCAACCAAGTTTAACTTTGTAGTTTTGGACCTAATCCTCCAGAAGAGCATTTCAAACAATCAAGCGGCTTTCTTGAAAGGCAGGAGTCTTGGGGAGAATGTGCTACTTGCCTCAGAACTGATAAGGAACTATAGATCTTCTTCTTGCCCTAGGAGCTGTATGCTGAAGGTTGATATTTGAAAGGCTTTTGATACTCTGTCCTGGGATTTTGTAATCAAGCTGTTGGAGGCTCAGGACTTTCCCCCTCTTTTTGTCACTTGGATAAAGGAGTGTATCACGTCACCAAGATTCTCAGTTGCCATTAATGGAGAACTAGCGGGATTCTTCGCAGGAAAGAAAGGCCTACGACAAGGGGATTCAATATCCCCCTATCTCTTTATCCTCGCCATGGAAGCTCTAACTCGGTTGCTGGAGGAAGCTGTTGATGCAGGCCTGATCCGCTTACATCCCATGTGCCAGGAACCGAGAATCACACATCTACTCTTTGCAGATGACCTCCTGATATTCTCAGACGGCTCACGCCACTCGCTAACGGGCATTAAGAAGGTTCTGTCTGATTTTAAAGCTTTGACGGGTCTTGACATGAATGCTGCAAAGTCGGAAATTTTCTTTGGGGGTTACACAGAGATTCAGAGCTCTGTCTTGAGTGATATAGCTGGAGTTAAACTTGGAACCTTCCCTACAAGATATCTGGGCCTGCCTCTTAACCCGAGCAGAGTAAGCTATGCCACCTTGCAACCTTTCTTGGAAAGATTAACCTCAAAAATGCACTCTTGGACTGTGAAGAACTTATCTTTTGCTGGAAAGGTAAGAATGGTGGCTTCGGTGATTTATGGAATGGTGAATTTCTGGAGTTCGGTTTTTGCTTTGCCAAAAAGATTCTATGAGAAGGTGGATTCGTTGTGTTGTGCCTTTCTTTGGAAAAACAGAACTTCTTCAGCGGCTGGAGCCAGAGTAAGCTGGTCTGATATTTGCAAACCAAAAAAGGAGGGTGGGCTGGGTCTGAGACGTCTGGAGGAATTTCAACAAGTCTTCAACCTTAAGAGGGTATGGAACTTATTCTCAGGGTCAGGGTCTTTATGGGTTGTGTGGTTGCATTCTAATGTGTTTTCGAGGCGATGCTATTGGTCGACTGCGGACTCTCAAAGGCTCTCTCCGACTGTGCGGAGTATGATTAGAATAAAAGAGACTGTGGCAGAGTTTCTAAGATGTTCGATTGGTGACGGCAGAGCTGCTAGCTTTTGGTATGATTATTGGACACATATGGGACCTTTGATTGAAGGCTTTGGTCAGAGAGGACCGCGGGAACTCAGGATCACTCTTGAATCACTTGTGGCTGATGCCACTGTGAATGGGGAGTGGCAACTTCCACCTGCTAGATCTAATGTTGCTGAAACCTTGCAAATAGTTTTATCTACTATGACTCCTCCTGCTCCAATCCGAGGAGTAGATAGGTTTCTTTGGCGTAATGGGGCCGGTCATTTTGTTCCTAAGTTCTCTACCAAGGCAACATGGCACTCAATCCGTGAGACAGCTCCGACAGTCGAATGGTATTCTATGGTCTGGTTCAAGGAGGAGATACCGAGA
This genomic interval from Brassica napus cultivar Da-Ae chromosome A6, Da-Ae, whole genome shotgun sequence contains the following:
- the LOC106431346 gene encoding uncharacterized protein LOC106431346; this encodes MGAVDVIRLLLSTKFNFVVLDLILQKSISNNQAAFLKGRSLGENVLLASELIRNYRSSSCPRSCMLKLLEAQDFPPLFVTWIKECITSPRFSVAINGELAGFFAGKKGLRQGDSISPYLFILAMEALTRLLEEAVDAGLIRLHPMCQEPRITHLLFADDLLIFSDGSRHSLTGIKKVLSDFKALTGLDMNAAKSEIFFGGYTEIQSSVLSDIAGVKLGTFPTRYLGLPLNPSRVSYATLQPFLERLTSKMHSWTVKNLSFAGKVRMVASVIYGMVNFWSSVFALPKRFYEKVDSLCCAFLWKNRTSSAAGARVSWSDICKPKKEGGLGLRRLEEFQQVFNLKRVWNLFSGSGSLWVVWLHSNVFSRRCYWSTADSQRLSPTVRSMIRIKETVAEFLRCSIGDGRAASFWYDYWTHMGPLIEGFGQRGPRELRITLESLVADATVNGEWQLPPARSNVAETLQIVLSTMTPPAPIRGVDRFLWRNGAGHFVPKFSTKATWHSIRETAPTVEWYSMVWFKEEIPRCSFVTWMAILSRLPTKDRLASWGLSVPLQCVLCSAGQESHQHLFFQCSFVSRVWGHFCGQSIPSAPSSFLEVAGLLSNHQVASSSVLSGVIKLLLQCIVYCVWRERNMRIFQQTSTTEAGIYSRVDRLMRDRLISIPPSTPSSPSPMLVYFRLPPPDP